From one Phytohabitans houttuyneae genomic stretch:
- a CDS encoding helix-turn-helix transcriptional regulator translates to MAAARAWSVEQVRALGVTTDVVTAGSVLGFGRTTAYRLARDGQFPVPVRKVGGRYLVAVAHLLQAVGIDT, encoded by the coding sequence ATGGCCGCGGCGCGGGCGTGGTCTGTCGAGCAGGTCCGCGCGCTCGGCGTCACCACCGATGTGGTCACCGCCGGCTCCGTGCTCGGCTTCGGACGCACCACCGCCTACCGGCTCGCCCGTGACGGCCAGTTCCCCGTCCCGGTCCGCAAGGTCGGCGGCCGGTACCTCGTCGCGGTCGCGCACCTGTTGCAGGCCGTCGGCATCGACACCTGA
- a CDS encoding PrgI family protein: protein MNRRTDEAPLRARVPGDLERPDRLAFGLTGRQLVILAVTGLLLYSAWTAAATIVHPLVFGAFTMPIAASAFGLAVGRRDGISLDAWVLAGLRHRRSPRRLVPVEGPITPAPPWVNTTAGAGDRLPLPAPLRLPAKGITEGGLIDLGGDGTTGLVAASTVAFGLRTATEQNGLVAGFARWLHSLDGPAQIVVRAQRVDLTYLADRYLAAAPGLPHLALEQAARAHAAFLDDLATQRELLHRQVTVAVRSRRGPHHTAHAATEAVRALVGCEVPARVLDGPDTAVRLAASLDPSGSAAGSRFADGSDGSW, encoded by the coding sequence ATGAACCGCCGTACCGATGAGGCGCCGCTGCGGGCGCGGGTACCCGGAGACCTTGAACGCCCGGATCGCCTGGCGTTCGGCCTGACCGGCCGGCAGTTGGTCATCCTGGCCGTGACGGGTCTGCTGCTGTACTCGGCGTGGACGGCCGCGGCGACAATCGTGCACCCGTTGGTGTTCGGCGCCTTCACGATGCCGATCGCCGCATCGGCGTTCGGGCTCGCGGTCGGCCGCCGGGACGGGATCAGCCTCGACGCCTGGGTCCTGGCCGGGTTGCGGCACCGGCGCAGCCCGCGCCGGCTCGTGCCGGTCGAGGGTCCGATCACACCGGCCCCACCGTGGGTGAACACGACGGCCGGTGCGGGTGACCGGCTGCCGCTGCCCGCACCTTTGCGCCTGCCGGCGAAGGGCATCACCGAAGGCGGGTTGATCGACCTTGGCGGCGACGGCACGACCGGCTTGGTGGCCGCATCGACGGTGGCGTTCGGGCTGCGGACAGCAACTGAGCAGAACGGCCTGGTCGCCGGGTTCGCCCGCTGGCTGCACAGCCTCGATGGGCCGGCGCAGATCGTGGTGCGGGCGCAGCGGGTCGACCTGACCTATCTCGCCGACCGCTATCTGGCCGCCGCGCCAGGCTTGCCACACCTGGCGTTGGAGCAGGCCGCCCGCGCGCACGCCGCCTTCCTCGACGACCTTGCGACGCAGCGGGAGCTGCTGCACCGGCAAGTCACCGTCGCCGTGCGCAGCCGACGCGGCCCGCACCACACCGCGCACGCCGCCACTGAAGCGGTGCGCGCCCTGGTCGGATGTGAGGTCCCGGCCCGCGTCTTGGATGGCCCGGACACGGCGGTGCGGCTCGCGGCCAGCCTCGACCCGAGCGGCTCCGCCGCGGGATCCCGCTTCGCGGACGGGAGTGACGGCTCGTGGTGA
- a CDS encoding pilin, whose protein sequence is MTRKVFSRRCRRESTRGQPHRLPPCLGLLDRAVRLIPILLLAAVLPAVLLAWPGTAYAAEPADPPTEPTVTSLDQVIDNVRLWLLGILAAYATFCLVVAFFRYTSGEADEVAKAKIGFRSAAIGYAGAILAPLLVTIIGGWL, encoded by the coding sequence ATGACCCGCAAGGTTTTCTCGCGCCGCTGCCGGCGCGAATCCACGCGGGGACAGCCCCACCGGCTGCCCCCGTGTTTGGGACTGCTGGATCGGGCCGTACGCCTGATTCCGATCCTGCTCCTGGCCGCCGTCCTTCCCGCCGTCCTGCTGGCGTGGCCGGGCACGGCGTATGCCGCCGAGCCGGCGGATCCGCCGACCGAGCCGACGGTGACCTCGCTCGACCAGGTCATCGACAACGTTCGGCTGTGGCTGCTGGGCATCCTTGCCGCCTACGCCACGTTCTGCCTGGTCGTCGCGTTCTTCCGGTACACCAGCGGTGAGGCCGACGAGGTGGCCAAGGCCAAGATCGGGTTCCGGTCGGCCGCGATCGGCTATGCCGGTGCGATCCTGGCGCCGCTGCTGGTGACGATCATCGGCGGGTGGCTGTGA
- a CDS encoding TRM11 family SAM-dependent methyltransferase gives MEPGLDLAPLFADGSPGSVWLTGQTASRDLRRGRYTPESMQHPGKMLPTIARYAIRTYTAPGELVLDPMAGIGTTIVEAMRLGRHGIGVEYEPRWANLAADNIRLAQSDGATGTGQIYTGDSRTLPALLPSNVHGQVALIVTSPPYGPSTHGHVRTPGPRRGKVRKLHHKYGRADNLAYRSHAELADGFTEILAGCLPLLRPGGHVVITARPYRRHGELIDIPGMVVAAGVAAGLELVEECIALICGVRDDVIIPRASFFQQKNVRDAIAAGDPQWLVQHEDVLVLKLGLKPDSRNTSDVGLAARSRSDSRGGR, from the coding sequence ATCGAACCCGGCCTCGACCTGGCGCCGCTGTTCGCGGACGGCTCGCCCGGCTCGGTGTGGCTGACCGGGCAGACCGCCTCGCGGGACCTGCGACGCGGCCGGTACACGCCGGAGTCGATGCAGCACCCGGGCAAGATGCTGCCCACCATCGCCCGCTACGCCATCCGCACCTACACCGCCCCGGGCGAGCTGGTGCTGGACCCGATGGCCGGCATCGGCACCACCATCGTGGAGGCCATGCGGCTGGGCCGGCACGGCATCGGCGTAGAGTACGAACCCCGCTGGGCCAACCTGGCGGCCGACAACATCCGACTCGCACAATCCGACGGCGCGACCGGCACCGGCCAGATCTACACCGGCGACTCCCGCACCCTGCCGGCCCTCCTACCGTCCAACGTGCACGGCCAGGTCGCACTCATCGTCACCTCACCGCCGTACGGACCATCCACCCACGGCCACGTCCGCACCCCCGGCCCCCGGCGCGGCAAGGTCCGCAAGCTGCACCACAAGTACGGCCGGGCCGACAACCTCGCCTACCGCAGCCACGCCGAACTCGCCGACGGGTTCACCGAGATCCTCGCCGGCTGCCTCCCCCTGCTCCGGCCGGGCGGGCACGTGGTGATCACCGCCCGCCCGTACCGCCGGCACGGCGAGCTGATCGACATCCCCGGCATGGTCGTCGCGGCCGGTGTTGCCGCCGGCCTGGAGCTGGTCGAGGAATGCATCGCGCTCATCTGCGGCGTCCGCGACGATGTGATCATCCCCCGGGCGTCGTTCTTCCAGCAGAAGAACGTCCGCGACGCCATCGCCGCCGGTGACCCGCAATGGCTCGTGCAGCACGAAGACGTGCTGGTCCTGAAGCTCGGACTAAAGCCCGACAGCCGGAACACAAGCGATGTCGGACTCGCCGCGCGCAGCCGTAGCGACAGTCGCGGAGGTCGGTGA
- a CDS encoding DUF932 domain-containing protein, translating to MAHELETFANGQTAFASARLSAWHQLGTVTDSCMTAQEVMETAWLGGWEVRKIAIQGIEITDKGVTKVDCPDKYMTVRTNPVTGATEYLGVVGEDYSVVQNEQVAETLNLLVDESGAHFETAGSMRKGRSVFVTMKLPTAMQIAGIDDMDLYLAATTSHDGTASLRLDATPVRIVCRNTQRLAYERSRGSYTFRHTSNVSSKIAEARQALGLMWQAFESFETEAEKMINEALTMGEFEKIVADLWPLADDASDAAKNNAKQRTATLRYLIRDADTQKAIKGTRWAGYQAITEYLDHFAPAKTDTVRATRALTGAGADIKARAFELLAV from the coding sequence GTGGCACACGAACTGGAAACCTTCGCCAACGGCCAAACCGCCTTCGCCTCCGCCCGCCTGTCCGCGTGGCATCAGCTCGGCACCGTCACCGACTCGTGCATGACCGCGCAGGAGGTCATGGAAACGGCGTGGCTCGGCGGCTGGGAGGTCCGCAAGATCGCCATTCAGGGCATCGAGATCACCGACAAGGGTGTGACGAAGGTCGACTGCCCCGACAAGTACATGACCGTCCGCACCAACCCGGTCACCGGCGCCACCGAGTACCTCGGCGTGGTCGGCGAGGACTACAGCGTGGTCCAGAACGAGCAGGTCGCCGAAACCCTCAACCTCCTCGTCGACGAGTCCGGCGCCCACTTCGAGACCGCGGGATCGATGCGCAAAGGCCGCTCGGTGTTCGTCACCATGAAGCTGCCCACCGCGATGCAGATTGCTGGCATCGACGACATGGACCTGTATCTGGCCGCGACCACGAGCCATGACGGGACCGCCTCGCTGCGCCTGGACGCGACCCCGGTGCGGATCGTCTGCCGGAACACGCAGCGCCTGGCCTACGAGCGGTCGCGCGGCTCGTACACCTTCCGGCACACCTCGAACGTCAGCTCGAAGATCGCCGAGGCGCGGCAGGCGCTCGGGCTGATGTGGCAGGCGTTCGAGTCGTTCGAGACCGAAGCCGAGAAGATGATCAACGAGGCGTTGACCATGGGCGAGTTCGAGAAGATCGTCGCCGACCTGTGGCCCCTCGCGGACGACGCCTCCGACGCGGCGAAGAACAACGCCAAGCAGCGCACCGCCACGCTGCGGTACCTGATCCGGGACGCGGACACCCAGAAGGCGATCAAGGGCACCCGGTGGGCCGGCTACCAGGCCATCACCGAGTACCTCGACCACTTCGCCCCGGCCAAGACCGACACCGTCCGCGCCACCCGGGCGCTGACTGGTGCCGGCGCCGACATCAAGGCCCGCGCGTTCGAGCTGCTGGCAGTCTGA
- a CDS encoding type IV secretory system conjugative DNA transfer family protein gives MNDINHKAARAGSRPAGRLNLVPLDERYGLGGKVIGVANAGPQVRVGISLADCRYHLHVLGPTGTGKTTLLMRMVLDDVDAGRGVAAFDPAKGDLIRDLLARLPKSCGDRLVLIDPDERKAPPAINLLDPAVHGGTPHDVAANLTAVMAKVWHRWWGHRTADICYHGLLTLAHLEGATLAQLPRLLSDAAWRTARVNVVTSALNAWEGNTLGEFWEGFNELPAAQRSGLVAPLLSRLRLVLAHPMANSLFGVPATTFSFADILDGGVLLCRLPKGVIGEDGTRLVGSLLLAGLWQATTARARIPEDDRPDAMVVLDECHNFLHLPIGIDDALAEARGLHTSFVLAHQYLGQLSGDMAEAIDANARNKVYFALAPRDAIDQARHLRPYLDDGDLIRLGGYEVVLRPVAGGRVVPPVTADTEPPPPAEPGRVAVLRQAAQEHTGLPLPDRRRLLGETATGVVTDDEALSGDELTQPAVEPHNFPPKGAQPERSPVPLK, from the coding sequence ATGAACGACATCAACCACAAGGCTGCTCGGGCCGGCTCCCGCCCGGCGGGCAGGTTGAATCTGGTGCCGCTCGATGAGCGATATGGCCTGGGCGGCAAGGTGATCGGCGTCGCCAACGCCGGCCCGCAGGTGCGGGTCGGGATCTCCCTCGCAGACTGCCGCTACCACCTGCACGTCCTCGGCCCGACCGGAACCGGCAAGACCACCCTGCTCATGCGGATGGTCCTCGACGATGTCGACGCCGGCCGTGGAGTGGCCGCGTTCGACCCCGCCAAGGGTGACCTGATCCGCGATCTGCTCGCCCGGCTGCCGAAGTCGTGTGGCGACCGGCTGGTGCTCATCGATCCGGACGAGCGCAAGGCGCCGCCGGCGATCAACCTGCTCGACCCCGCCGTGCACGGCGGCACCCCGCACGACGTGGCCGCCAACCTCACCGCCGTCATGGCGAAGGTGTGGCACCGCTGGTGGGGACACCGCACCGCCGACATCTGCTACCACGGCCTACTCACCCTCGCCCACCTCGAAGGCGCCACCCTCGCCCAACTACCCCGGCTGCTGTCCGACGCGGCATGGCGGACCGCCCGCGTCAACGTCGTCACCAGTGCGCTGAACGCGTGGGAGGGCAACACCCTCGGCGAGTTCTGGGAAGGGTTCAACGAGCTGCCCGCCGCGCAACGCTCCGGCCTGGTCGCACCCCTGCTGTCGAGGCTGCGGCTGGTGTTGGCCCATCCGATGGCCAACAGCCTGTTCGGGGTGCCGGCGACCACGTTCTCCTTCGCGGACATCCTCGACGGCGGCGTCCTGCTCTGCCGGCTGCCCAAAGGCGTCATCGGCGAAGACGGCACCCGCCTGGTCGGGTCGCTGCTGCTCGCGGGGCTGTGGCAAGCCACCACCGCCCGCGCCCGCATCCCCGAAGACGACCGCCCCGACGCCATGGTCGTACTGGACGAATGCCACAACTTCCTGCACCTGCCGATCGGGATTGATGACGCCCTTGCCGAGGCCCGCGGCCTGCACACCTCGTTCGTGCTCGCGCACCAGTACCTCGGGCAGCTGTCCGGGGACATGGCCGAGGCGATCGACGCCAACGCCCGCAACAAGGTCTACTTCGCCCTCGCCCCGCGCGACGCCATAGACCAGGCCCGCCACCTGCGGCCCTACCTGGACGACGGGGACCTGATCCGGCTCGGCGGCTACGAGGTCGTCCTGCGCCCAGTCGCCGGTGGCCGCGTCGTGCCGCCAGTCACCGCCGACACCGAACCCCCACCGCCGGCCGAGCCCGGTCGCGTCGCGGTGCTACGGCAGGCGGCCCAGGAGCACACCGGCCTGCCACTTCCCGACCGGCGGCGGCTGCTCGGCGAGACCGCCACCGGTGTGGTCACCGACGACGAGGCCCTGTCCGGCGACGAGCTGACGCAGCCCGCGGTCGAGCCGCACAACTTCCCACCCAAGGGTGCTCAACCCGAGCGTTCACCAGTGCCCCTCAAGTGA
- a CDS encoding VirB4 family type IV secretion system protein, with protein MGFLPGSPDAVQVDGRFVRVGDGYTTTLAVTGYPAEVGPGWAEPILAYPGLVDVTFHIEPIAPAVASDRLRKQRGRFESSRRQEAAKGRLDDPELDTAAADAAELAMRVARGEARLFRLGMYLTVRGSSPQDLADRVAEVRSLAASLLLNTAPVTWRQLQGWITGLPLAFDGLGMKRVFDTDALAAAFPFTSPDLPDTAGDTGMGVLFGLNLYSAGVVVWDRWAQSNFNAVILARSGEGKSYLAKLDLLRNLCLGVEAFVIDPEDEYLRLADAVGGTVIRPGKPGVRINPLDLPAGDDDAFYDRIRFMHTLLAVMGTGDTTASAPLPGDEARSLDIAVQAAYRAKGIDSDPRTWRRPAPLLADVMAELENLDDAGRRVAARLHPYVAGSMKGLFDGPTTTVPAGHLVVYALKDLAEQLHPVGTLLTLDTIWRTVRGATAAGNRPQVLRMVLVDEAWKLLSSGRGGVFLETLAKSARKYGVGLTVVTQDAADVLSTKVGRAVVSNAATQVLLRQAPQAIDAVAEAFGLTDGERAFLLSCQRGDALLSAGPARVAFHAQASDVEHELIVTGPATGPAAGPRVGAGRRR; from the coding sequence ATGGGATTCCTGCCCGGCTCGCCGGACGCGGTGCAGGTCGATGGCCGGTTCGTCCGCGTCGGTGACGGCTACACCACCACCCTCGCGGTGACCGGCTACCCGGCCGAGGTCGGCCCCGGCTGGGCCGAGCCAATCCTGGCCTATCCCGGCCTGGTCGACGTGACCTTCCACATCGAGCCGATCGCGCCGGCGGTGGCCTCCGACCGGTTGCGCAAGCAGCGCGGCCGGTTCGAGTCCAGCCGCCGGCAAGAAGCGGCGAAAGGCCGCCTGGATGACCCGGAGCTGGACACCGCGGCAGCCGACGCCGCCGAGCTAGCGATGCGGGTCGCCCGGGGCGAGGCGCGGTTGTTCCGACTCGGCATGTACCTCACCGTCCGCGGATCCAGTCCGCAGGACCTGGCGGACCGGGTGGCCGAGGTCAGGTCGCTGGCGGCGTCGTTGCTGCTGAACACCGCACCGGTCACGTGGCGGCAGCTTCAAGGCTGGATCACCGGCCTGCCCCTGGCGTTCGACGGGTTGGGGATGAAGCGGGTCTTCGACACCGACGCCCTCGCCGCAGCCTTTCCGTTCACCTCGCCGGATCTGCCCGACACCGCTGGGGACACCGGCATGGGCGTGCTGTTCGGGCTGAACCTGTACTCGGCCGGCGTCGTGGTGTGGGACCGGTGGGCGCAGTCCAACTTCAACGCCGTCATCCTTGCCCGCTCCGGTGAAGGCAAGTCCTACCTGGCGAAGCTGGATCTGCTGCGCAACCTGTGCCTCGGGGTGGAGGCGTTCGTCATCGATCCGGAAGACGAGTACCTGCGCCTGGCCGACGCGGTCGGCGGCACCGTGATCCGGCCCGGCAAGCCGGGAGTGCGGATCAACCCGCTCGACCTGCCAGCCGGCGACGACGACGCCTTCTACGACCGGATCCGGTTCATGCACACCCTCCTGGCGGTGATGGGCACCGGTGACACCACCGCCAGCGCACCACTGCCCGGCGACGAGGCCCGCTCCCTGGACATCGCGGTACAGGCCGCCTACCGGGCCAAAGGCATCGACTCCGACCCGCGCACCTGGCGGCGGCCCGCACCACTACTCGCCGATGTGATGGCCGAGCTGGAGAACCTCGATGACGCCGGCCGGCGGGTCGCCGCCCGCCTGCACCCGTACGTGGCGGGCAGCATGAAGGGCCTGTTCGACGGCCCCACCACCACAGTCCCGGCTGGGCATCTGGTGGTGTACGCGCTCAAGGACCTGGCCGAGCAGCTCCACCCGGTCGGCACCCTACTCACCCTCGACACCATCTGGCGCACCGTGCGCGGCGCCACCGCCGCCGGCAACCGGCCGCAGGTGTTGCGGATGGTGTTGGTGGACGAGGCGTGGAAGCTGCTGTCCTCCGGCCGGGGCGGGGTGTTTCTGGAGACTCTGGCCAAGTCCGCCCGCAAGTACGGCGTCGGGCTGACCGTGGTGACCCAGGACGCGGCGGATGTGCTGTCGACCAAGGTGGGCCGGGCCGTGGTGTCCAACGCGGCCACCCAGGTACTGCTACGCCAGGCGCCCCAGGCCATCGATGCGGTGGCCGAGGCGTTCGGGCTCACCGACGGCGAGCGGGCGTTCCTGCTGTCCTGCCAACGCGGAGACGCGCTGCTCAGTGCGGGGCCGGCGCGGGTGGCCTTTCACGCCCAGGCGTCCGACGTCGAGCACGAACTCATCGTCACAGGCCCTGCGACTGGCCCAGCCGCCGGTCCGCGTGTTGGCGCGGGCCGCCGCCGCTGA
- a CDS encoding tyrosine-type recombinase/integrase: MQTGLVFTTPTGEALHPADVTDHFQHLARQAGLPPVRLHDLRHGAATLALAAGVDMKVVQAMLRHSSITVTADTYTSVLPDLARNAAEQTAAIVPRRATIIPINKRAAG; this comes from the coding sequence GTGCAGACCGGGCTGGTGTTCACCACCCCCACCGGCGAGGCCCTGCACCCGGCCGACGTCACCGACCACTTCCAGCACCTCGCCCGACAGGCTGGGCTGCCGCCCGTGCGGCTGCACGACTTGCGGCACGGGGCGGCGACCCTCGCCCTCGCCGCCGGGGTCGACATGAAGGTCGTCCAGGCGATGCTGCGGCACTCGTCCATCACCGTCACCGCCGACACCTACACCAGTGTGCTACCCGACCTCGCCCGCAACGCCGCCGAACAGACAGCAGCCATCGTGCCCCGCCGCGCCACCATCATCCCGATCAACAAACGAGCCGCCGGATAA
- a CDS encoding tyrosine-type recombinase/integrase, whose translation MNGTTYKRCGCRDAAGKRLGQRCPKLRRGGGWNPNHGVWQYQIDLPPAADGRRRPLRRGTYASQTEAGAILGKIREALAVAKAGEPTDLTKVGDLIELALKRKRPLPTPAEVRRLLHLGDTVEIPTVETWLTTWLAGRKKLRVGTRRSYTGHITNHLIPHLGSMRLDKLRVSHLDALFDAIEERNEQIAAMRANRDPASRDKVKGMRVVGPATMHRIRATLRAALNAAIRQGFIDINPAAHVELPAASRPKPLVWTDERVEAWKTTGALPGPVMVWTPAQTGAFLDHAHDADDPLYPLYHLIAYRGLRRGEACGLHWADVDLPGKQITIRWQITNTAGPPASNHPKPTTAKPSSPSTPTPSPR comes from the coding sequence ATGAACGGAACCACGTACAAGCGCTGCGGCTGCCGGGACGCGGCCGGTAAGCGGCTGGGACAGCGGTGCCCGAAACTGCGCCGAGGCGGCGGCTGGAACCCCAACCACGGCGTGTGGCAGTACCAGATCGACCTCCCACCCGCCGCTGACGGACGCCGCCGCCCGCTGCGACGCGGCACCTACGCGAGCCAGACCGAGGCCGGAGCCATCCTCGGCAAGATCCGGGAAGCCCTCGCCGTCGCCAAGGCCGGTGAGCCGACCGACCTGACCAAGGTCGGCGACCTGATCGAGCTGGCCCTCAAGCGCAAACGGCCGCTGCCCACCCCGGCCGAGGTGCGCCGGCTGTTGCACCTCGGGGACACCGTCGAGATCCCTACCGTGGAAACCTGGCTGACGACGTGGCTGGCCGGGCGCAAAAAGCTGCGGGTCGGTACCCGCCGCTCCTACACCGGCCACATCACCAACCACCTCATCCCGCACCTCGGCAGCATGCGGCTGGATAAGCTGCGGGTCAGTCACCTCGACGCCCTGTTCGACGCGATCGAGGAACGCAACGAGCAGATAGCGGCCATGCGGGCTAACCGGGACCCTGCCAGCCGGGACAAGGTCAAGGGCATGCGTGTCGTCGGCCCGGCCACCATGCACCGCATCCGGGCCACCCTGCGCGCCGCGCTCAACGCCGCCATCCGGCAAGGCTTCATCGACATCAACCCCGCCGCTCACGTGGAGCTGCCGGCGGCCAGCCGGCCCAAGCCGCTGGTGTGGACCGACGAACGCGTCGAGGCGTGGAAGACCACCGGTGCGCTTCCTGGACCGGTCATGGTGTGGACACCGGCGCAGACCGGGGCGTTCCTCGACCACGCCCACGACGCCGACGACCCGCTCTACCCGCTGTACCATCTCATCGCCTACCGCGGCCTGCGCCGAGGCGAAGCCTGCGGCCTGCACTGGGCCGACGTCGACCTACCCGGCAAACAGATCACCATCCGCTGGCAGATCACCAACACGGCTGGGCCACCAGCCTCGAACCACCCAAAACCGACGACAGCGAAGCCGTCGTCGCCCTCGACACCGACACCGTCACCGCGCTAA
- a CDS encoding M23 family metallopeptidase, whose translation MGRVALWVAVGAAMALVLLAGTAAGVVSSVFGGGGGAGCLGAVTAPGATPAGLSGEQARNASVIVATGQRMRVPVRGWVIAVATALQESGLVNIRGGDRDSLGLFQQRPSQGWGTPEQIMNPAYAATKFYERLLIVPGWERLPLTEAAQAVQRSAYPDAYQKHEARATAIVAAYTGGTLPGCDDSAVSASGWTRPVAGTVSSGFRTADRPEHDGVDIMAPKGTVIRAASGGVVVRVRCNIGDNSWEPTGGPMPCDVDGSPTTGGCGWYTDIRHAGDITSRYCHMVRQPAVRVGQTVMAGQPIGNVGSSGNSSGPHLHYEIHEGYPATENNAINPVPFMQSKGAPP comes from the coding sequence GTGGGACGGGTAGCGCTATGGGTCGCGGTCGGCGCGGCTATGGCGCTGGTGCTGCTCGCCGGTACCGCCGCCGGAGTCGTCTCGTCAGTGTTCGGCGGCGGCGGCGGCGCCGGTTGTCTCGGTGCCGTGACCGCGCCGGGTGCCACCCCGGCCGGGCTATCCGGCGAGCAGGCCCGTAACGCCTCGGTGATCGTGGCCACCGGTCAGCGGATGCGGGTACCGGTGCGCGGGTGGGTGATCGCCGTCGCCACCGCGCTCCAGGAATCCGGGCTCGTCAACATTCGGGGTGGGGACCGGGACTCGTTGGGGCTGTTCCAACAGCGCCCGTCGCAAGGGTGGGGCACCCCGGAACAGATCATGAATCCGGCCTACGCCGCCACCAAGTTCTACGAGCGCCTTCTCATCGTGCCCGGGTGGGAACGGCTACCGCTCACGGAAGCGGCACAAGCGGTGCAACGCTCGGCATACCCGGACGCGTACCAAAAACACGAGGCGCGGGCTACCGCGATCGTCGCCGCGTACACCGGCGGCACTCTGCCCGGGTGTGACGATTCGGCCGTCAGCGCCTCGGGGTGGACCCGCCCCGTGGCGGGCACGGTCAGCTCGGGGTTCCGTACCGCCGACCGGCCGGAACATGACGGCGTGGACATCATGGCCCCGAAGGGGACCGTGATCCGGGCCGCGTCCGGCGGGGTGGTCGTGCGGGTGCGGTGCAACATCGGCGACAACTCGTGGGAACCAACCGGCGGGCCGATGCCGTGCGACGTGGATGGAAGCCCGACCACGGGCGGGTGTGGCTGGTACACCGACATCCGGCACGCCGGGGACATCACATCCCGGTATTGCCACATGGTCCGGCAACCGGCCGTGAGAGTCGGTCAGACCGTGATGGCGGGACAGCCGATCGGCAACGTCGGAAGCTCCGGGAATTCGTCCGGACCACATTTGCACTACGAGATTCATGAAGGCTATCCGGCCACCGAGAACAATGCGATAAACCCCGTTCCATTCATGCAATCCAAAGGCGCCCCGCCGTAA